Proteins encoded within one genomic window of Cucumis sativus cultivar 9930 chromosome 3, Cucumber_9930_V3, whole genome shotgun sequence:
- the LOC101213134 gene encoding BOI-related E3 ubiquitin-protein ligase 1 has product MAVQAQYPSNVLLLNRNGQEGHDYSLQPQPGGFLDQTHMVFNNNIGSNSRKRGREISTATTTIATPINLSPLQHQPCPPLLVDLAKLHNHQNNVVSTGLRLSSGDHQQNQQQQQQQQHNQNHNLVRPSSSAFLPLLTEDFASNFKRQQEEIDQFLQAQEEQLRRTLAEKRQRHYRALLDAVEESVARRLREREAEVEKATRRNAELEARAAQLSVEAQVWQAKARAQEATAVSLQAQLQQAMSGGGCDGGDGGTVGVEGQADDAESAHIDPERVVISGPSCKACRKRLASMLILPCRHLCLCTDCDQVAQTCPLCHSKRSSSVEVYLS; this is encoded by the exons ATGGCTGTTCAGGCTCAATATCCTTCTaatgttttgttattgaaCAG GAATGGTCAAGAAGGGCATGATTATTCATTACAGCCACAACCAGGGGGTTTTCTTGACCAAACTCATATGGTGTTCAACAATAATATAG GAAGCAATTCTcgaaagagaggaagagaaatcTCTACTGCTACTACAACCATCGCGACTCCAATCAATCTATCTCCATTACAGCACCAGCCTTGTCCTCCTCTTCTTGTTGACCTTGCTAAGCTCCATAACCACCAAAACAATGTCGTCTCCACCGGCCTCCGCCTCTCCTCCGGTGATCATCAACAGAATCAACAGCAACAGCAACAGCAACAACATAATCAAAACCACAATCTCGTTCGTCCATCATCATCCGCCTTCTTACCCCTATTAACAGAGGATTTCGcctcaaatttcaaacggCAACAAGAAGAAATAGACCAATTCCTTCAAGCACAG GAAGAGCAACTACGGCGCACATTAGCAGAGAAAAGACAGAGACACTACCGTGCGCTCCTCGATGCGGTGGAAGAATCGGTCGCCAGAAGGTTACGAGAGAGGGAGGCGGAGGTGGAGAAAGCCACGCGCCGTAATGCCGAGTTAGAAGCACGCGCCGCCCAGCTAAGTGTCGAGGCACAGGTCTGGCAAGCAAAGGCTAGGGCACAGGAAGCCACCGCCGTATCCCTACAAGCACAACTGCAACAGGCGATGTCCGGCGGTGGATGCGACGGAGGAGATGGCGGAACCGTGGGCGTGGAAGGACAAGCCGATGACGCAGAGTCGGCTCATATTGACCCGGAACGAGTCGTGATTTCGGGACCGAGTTGCAAAGCGTGTAGAAAACGGTTGGCTTCGATGCTGATTTTGCCGTGCCGTCATCTCTGCCTCTGTACAGACTGTGACCAAGTGGCTCAGACTTGCCCGTTATGCCATTCCAAACGAAGTTCCAGTGTAGAGGTCTATCTCTCGTAG
- the LOC101216261 gene encoding FCS-Like Zinc finger 2 — protein sequence MDSSATARRPYFIDEDDGLVSLVDVEAGISGNHHNNNNNHYPHPFILRPKIICTHGGAQRRTTRNLSFSSSRIISPRFYDARFEDHHHHFLKACFLCKKPLSDNKDIFMYRGDTPFCSEECRQRQIDMDEAKEKKMNLSSSIKAMRKKDQRKSTSPGKSTADHDCRFRPGTVAAA from the exons ATGGATTCTTCTGCAACTGCAAGAAGGCCGTATTTCATCGACGAAGACGATGGGTTGGTTTCTTTGGTCGATGTGGAAGCTGGAATTTCTGGAAATCatcacaacaacaacaacaaccatTATCCTCACCCTTTCATTCTCCGCCCTAAGATCATTTGTACTCACGGCGGTGCTCAACGGAGAACCACCAGAAACCTTTCGTTTTCTTCCTCCAGAATTATCTCTCCCAGGTTTTACGATGCTAGATTTGAAGATCACCATCACCATTTCTTGAAAGCTTGTTTTCTCTGCAAGAAACCGCTGTCTGATAATAAAGACATTTTCATGTACAG AGGAGACACTCCATTTTGCAGCGAAGAGTGTAGGCAAAGGCAAATTGATATGGACGAAgcgaaagagaaaaagatgaatcTATCATCGTCCATTAAAgcaatgagaaaaaaagatcaGAGAAAATCAACTTCTCCGGGAAAATCCACCGCCGACCACGACTGCCGTTTTCGCCCCGGGACGGTGGCAGCGGCGTAG